One window of the Anaeromyxobacter dehalogenans 2CP-C genome contains the following:
- a CDS encoding NADP-dependent malic enzyme: MASDFTPPQNPPSSPVAKKKIRREDALAYHSSGRKGKIEVVPTKPCATARDLALAYSPGVAEPCLEIEKDPDASYLYTARGNLVAVVSNGTAVLGLGNIGPAAGKPVMEGKGVLFKKFADVDVFDINVDALEIDKFCTVVKALEPTFGGINLEDIKAPECFVIEARLKKEMQIPVFHDDQHGTAIISGAALLNALEIAGKKIGDVRVVVSGAGASAIACTKFYLTLGVRRENVIMVDTKGVIYRGRAEGMNEWKAEFAAETKCRTLADALKGADVLLGCSTKGMVTQEMVKSMAKDPIVFALANPDPEIDYPEAKAAREDVIMATGRSDFPNQVNNVLGFPYIFRGALDVRAKAITEDMKMAAAKALAELAKQDVPDSVSRAYAGEKFRFGRDYIIPKPLDPRVLLWVAPAVAQAAIDGGVARVKIDMDEYRDRLRKMQSRSHQVMGSIFTKAKKKLARIVFPEGHHPKIQQAAEILREEAICEPVLLGPVEAIRRSIADQRLDDLDGVTIIDPMDSPEFARYVARYWELRQRRGITVEEARRRIRTRNYFGAVMLELGEVDGLVTGLTSGYADAVRPSLEVVRTRAGKRAAGVYIVVTKHDFKFFADCTVNIDPDADELAEIAITTSDLARYFEVTPRVAMLSYSTFGSAGGDSPQKMRDAAALVRQRRPDLEVEGEIQVAIATNGDVRVPEFPFSTLKEDANVFVFPNLDSANIAYQLLENVGGAEVIGPVLLGMHKPVNCLQMGCSVQSIVNLAAITALRAQGDQFLF, encoded by the coding sequence ATGGCCTCCGACTTCACGCCCCCGCAGAACCCTCCGTCGTCCCCCGTCGCGAAGAAGAAGATCCGCCGCGAGGACGCGCTCGCGTACCACTCGTCCGGCCGCAAGGGGAAGATCGAGGTCGTCCCCACCAAGCCGTGCGCGACCGCGCGCGATCTCGCGCTCGCCTACAGCCCGGGCGTCGCCGAGCCGTGCCTCGAGATCGAGAAGGATCCCGACGCCTCGTACCTGTACACGGCGCGTGGAAACCTGGTCGCGGTGGTCTCCAACGGCACCGCGGTGCTCGGCCTCGGCAACATCGGGCCGGCCGCCGGCAAGCCGGTCATGGAGGGCAAGGGCGTCCTGTTCAAGAAGTTCGCCGACGTGGACGTGTTCGACATCAACGTGGACGCGCTCGAGATCGACAAGTTCTGCACGGTGGTGAAGGCGCTCGAGCCCACCTTCGGCGGCATCAACCTCGAGGACATCAAGGCGCCGGAGTGCTTCGTCATCGAGGCGCGCCTGAAGAAGGAGATGCAGATCCCGGTCTTCCACGACGACCAGCACGGCACCGCCATCATCTCCGGCGCCGCCCTGCTGAACGCGCTGGAGATCGCGGGCAAGAAGATCGGCGACGTGCGCGTGGTGGTGTCCGGCGCCGGCGCCTCCGCCATCGCCTGCACCAAGTTCTACCTGACGCTCGGCGTGCGGCGCGAGAACGTCATCATGGTGGACACCAAGGGCGTCATCTACCGCGGGCGCGCCGAGGGCATGAACGAGTGGAAGGCGGAGTTCGCCGCCGAGACGAAGTGCCGGACGCTCGCCGACGCGCTGAAGGGCGCCGACGTGCTGCTGGGCTGCTCGACCAAGGGCATGGTGACGCAGGAGATGGTGAAGTCGATGGCGAAGGACCCCATCGTCTTCGCGCTCGCGAACCCCGACCCCGAGATCGACTACCCGGAGGCGAAGGCGGCGCGCGAGGACGTCATCATGGCGACCGGGCGCTCCGACTTCCCGAACCAGGTCAACAACGTCCTCGGCTTCCCCTACATCTTCCGCGGCGCGCTCGACGTCCGCGCCAAGGCGATCACCGAGGACATGAAGATGGCCGCCGCGAAGGCGCTCGCCGAGCTGGCCAAGCAGGACGTGCCGGACTCGGTGTCGCGCGCCTACGCCGGCGAGAAGTTCCGCTTCGGCCGCGACTACATCATCCCGAAGCCGCTCGACCCGCGCGTGCTGCTGTGGGTCGCGCCGGCGGTGGCGCAGGCCGCCATCGACGGCGGCGTCGCCCGCGTGAAGATCGACATGGACGAGTACCGCGACCGGCTGCGCAAGATGCAGAGCCGCTCGCACCAGGTGATGGGCTCGATCTTCACCAAGGCGAAGAAGAAGCTCGCCCGCATCGTCTTCCCCGAGGGCCACCACCCGAAGATCCAGCAGGCCGCCGAGATCCTCCGCGAGGAGGCGATCTGCGAGCCGGTGCTGCTCGGGCCGGTGGAGGCGATCCGCCGCTCCATCGCCGACCAGCGGCTCGACGACCTCGACGGCGTGACGATCATCGACCCGATGGACAGCCCCGAGTTCGCGCGCTACGTGGCGCGGTACTGGGAGCTGCGCCAGCGCCGCGGCATCACGGTGGAGGAGGCGCGCCGGCGCATCCGCACGCGCAACTACTTCGGCGCGGTGATGCTCGAGCTGGGCGAGGTGGACGGGCTCGTCACCGGCCTGACCAGCGGCTACGCCGACGCGGTCCGCCCCTCGCTCGAGGTGGTGCGCACCCGCGCCGGCAAGCGCGCCGCCGGCGTGTACATCGTGGTCACGAAGCACGACTTCAAGTTCTTCGCCGACTGCACCGTGAACATCGACCCGGACGCCGACGAGCTGGCCGAGATCGCCATCACCACCAGCGACCTGGCCCGCTACTTCGAGGTCACGCCGCGGGTGGCGATGCTCTCCTACTCCACGTTCGGCTCCGCGGGCGGCGACAGCCCCCAGAAGATGCGCGACGCCGCGGCGCTGGTGCGCCAGCGCCGCCCGGACCTGGAGGTCGAGGGCGAGATCCAGGTCGCGATCGCGACCAACGGCGACGTCCGCGTGCCCGAGTTCCCGTTCTCGACGCTCAAGGAGGACGCGAACGTGTTCGTCTTCCCGAACCTCGACTCGGCGAACATCGCCTACCAGCTGCTCGAGAACGTGGGCGGCGCCGAGGTGATCGGGCCGGTGCTGCTCGGCATGCACAAGCCGGTGAACTGCCTGCAGATGGGCTGCTCGGTGCAGTCGATCGTGAACCTCGCGGCCATCACCGCGCTGCGCGCGCAGGGCGATCAGTTCCTGTTCTAG
- a CDS encoding homoserine dehydrogenase: MSRAAPRPLRLALAGFGNVGRTFAELLPGPYGRALRAEGAAPLVTAIFTNRHGAAIDARGLPLRRALRLVRGGGSLDALHRGPPVASALDLVRRAPADVLVELTPLAPATGEPATSLARAALGRGLHVVTANKGPVAHARARLVRLAARNGVRFLHEGAVLDGTPVFNLVERCLPGARILGFRGLLNSTTTRVLAGMEAGASFEAALAEAQRAGVAEADPRHDLEGWDAAVKACALANALMGADVRPAAVERRGITGLGPGDVRAARGRGAVLRLIARARRDGRAVRVSVGPEEVADGDVLVSRGADGVLVLETDLMREIGIWEGTGGVDQTAYAILSDLVAIARGRRRR, encoded by the coding sequence ATGTCCCGCGCCGCCCCCCGCCCGCTCCGCCTCGCGCTCGCCGGCTTCGGCAACGTCGGTCGCACCTTCGCCGAGCTGCTCCCCGGCCCGTACGGCCGCGCGCTCCGCGCCGAGGGCGCCGCGCCGCTCGTCACGGCCATCTTCACGAACCGTCACGGGGCCGCGATCGACGCGCGCGGGCTGCCGCTCCGGCGCGCGCTGCGGCTGGTGCGCGGCGGCGGCTCCCTGGACGCGCTCCACCGCGGGCCGCCGGTCGCCTCGGCGCTCGACCTCGTCCGCCGCGCGCCCGCCGACGTGCTGGTGGAGCTGACCCCGCTCGCGCCCGCCACCGGCGAGCCGGCCACCTCGCTGGCCCGCGCCGCGCTGGGGCGCGGGCTGCACGTCGTCACGGCGAACAAGGGACCGGTGGCGCACGCCCGCGCGCGGCTGGTGCGCCTCGCGGCCCGGAACGGCGTGCGCTTCCTGCACGAGGGCGCGGTGCTCGACGGGACGCCGGTGTTCAACCTGGTGGAGCGCTGCCTGCCCGGCGCACGGATCCTCGGGTTCCGCGGCCTGCTCAACAGCACCACCACCCGCGTGCTCGCCGGCATGGAGGCGGGGGCGAGCTTCGAGGCGGCGCTCGCGGAGGCGCAGCGCGCCGGGGTGGCCGAGGCCGACCCGCGCCACGACCTCGAGGGCTGGGACGCGGCGGTGAAGGCCTGCGCGCTCGCGAACGCGCTCATGGGCGCGGACGTGCGGCCCGCCGCGGTCGAGCGGCGAGGCATCACGGGCCTGGGGCCCGGGGACGTCCGCGCCGCCCGCGGGCGCGGGGCGGTGCTCCGGCTCATCGCGCGGGCGCGTCGCGACGGCCGCGCGGTGCGGGTGAGCGTGGGGCCGGAGGAGGTCGCGGACGGCGACGTGCTCGTCTCGCGGGGCGCGGACGGCGTGCTCGTCCTCGAGACCGACCTCATGCGCGAGATCGGGATCTGGGAGGGGACCGGCGGGGTGGACCAGACCGCCTACGCGATCCTGTCCGACCTGGTGGCGATCGCCCGCGGACGCCGGCGCCGCTGA
- a CDS encoding DUF302 domain-containing protein: MSQLGMKKPTSWTYEQALERLPELLKAEGFGILTQIDVKETLKAKLGLDFRKYKILGACNPALAHQALSTVVDLGVMLPCNVIVYEGDDGKAVVTAVDPMQTIAAARPELAPIASEVRARLARVLEHVA, translated from the coding sequence ATGTCCCAGCTCGGAATGAAGAAGCCGACGTCCTGGACCTACGAGCAGGCGCTGGAGAGGCTGCCGGAGCTGCTCAAGGCGGAGGGCTTCGGGATCCTCACGCAGATCGACGTGAAGGAGACGCTGAAGGCGAAGCTCGGCCTGGACTTCCGCAAGTACAAGATCCTCGGCGCCTGCAACCCGGCGCTCGCGCACCAGGCGCTCTCGACGGTGGTGGACCTCGGGGTCATGCTCCCCTGCAACGTGATCGTGTACGAGGGCGACGACGGCAAGGCGGTGGTGACCGCGGTGGATCCCATGCAGACCATCGCCGCCGCGCGCCCGGAGCTGGCGCCGATCGCGAGCGAGGTGCGCGCGCGGCTGGCGCGCGTGCTCGAGCACGTCGCCTAG
- a CDS encoding NAD(P)/FAD-dependent oxidoreductase: MGKRALVLGGGFAGLESAIRLRARGFEVTLVSDRPYLFIHPTSIWIPTGELPFEEACLDLAGVAARRGFELRVGKVEELEGASRRAKVDGRRLAADHLVVALGASRLRPQGVEHTVTLGGDPAAATSFRVALEALLARGRGRIAVGFGGNPRAPSAVRGGPAFEVAFNLDALLRRRGLRDRFELTFFAPMARPGERMGAKAVEAVGRMLARQGIAARTGRKIASFDAGGVALEGGERIDADLVAFLPAGDGHPVVKASDLPRDEAGFVRVDAGCAVPGMPGVWAVGDVAALEGPAWSAKQGHLAQAMARVAADNAASCEAGGAPCASYLAHLAIVCLMDTGTGGALVYRDDRTERLVPLPVVGHWMKKAWGRYFKAERRGVVPRVPGM; encoded by the coding sequence ATGGGGAAGCGAGCACTGGTGCTGGGCGGCGGCTTCGCCGGCCTGGAGAGCGCGATCCGGCTGCGCGCGCGCGGGTTCGAGGTCACGCTGGTCTCGGACCGGCCGTACCTGTTCATCCACCCGACCTCGATCTGGATCCCGACCGGCGAGCTGCCGTTCGAGGAGGCCTGCCTCGATCTCGCCGGCGTCGCGGCGCGCCGCGGGTTCGAGCTGCGGGTCGGGAAGGTCGAGGAGCTCGAGGGCGCCTCCCGCCGGGCGAAGGTGGACGGGCGCCGGCTGGCGGCCGACCACCTGGTGGTCGCGCTGGGCGCCTCGCGGCTGCGGCCGCAGGGCGTCGAGCACACGGTGACGCTGGGCGGGGACCCCGCCGCCGCGACCTCGTTCCGCGTGGCGCTCGAGGCGCTGCTCGCGCGCGGCCGCGGCCGCATCGCGGTCGGCTTCGGCGGCAACCCCCGGGCGCCCTCGGCGGTGCGCGGCGGCCCGGCCTTCGAGGTGGCGTTCAACCTCGACGCGCTCCTGCGCCGCCGCGGGCTGCGCGACCGCTTCGAGCTGACGTTCTTCGCGCCCATGGCGCGCCCCGGCGAGCGCATGGGCGCGAAGGCGGTGGAGGCCGTGGGCCGGATGCTCGCGCGCCAGGGCATCGCGGCGCGCACCGGCCGGAAGATCGCCTCGTTCGACGCGGGCGGGGTGGCGCTGGAGGGCGGCGAGCGCATCGACGCCGACCTGGTCGCGTTCCTCCCCGCCGGCGACGGCCACCCGGTCGTGAAGGCCTCCGACCTGCCCCGGGACGAGGCCGGCTTCGTGCGCGTGGACGCGGGCTGCGCCGTCCCCGGCATGCCCGGCGTGTGGGCGGTGGGGGACGTCGCCGCGCTGGAAGGCCCGGCCTGGAGCGCGAAGCAGGGGCACCTGGCGCAGGCGATGGCGCGCGTCGCCGCCGACAACGCCGCGTCCTGCGAGGCGGGCGGCGCGCCCTGCGCGAGCTACCTCGCGCACCTCGCGATCGTGTGCCTGATGGACACCGGCACCGGCGGGGCGCTGGTGTACCGCGACGATCGCACCGAGCGGCTCGTGCCGCTGCCGGTCGTCGGCCACTGGATGAAGAAGGCGTGGGGCCGGTACTTCAAGGCGGAGCGGCGCGGGGTGGTGCCGCGGGTTCCGGGGATGTAG
- a CDS encoding HNH endonuclease, which translates to MDNATEFTKRLVELLRSERHAMAEFLVALAEFDRRGLWRQRGHTSLFSFLHRELKLSAGSAQLRKTAAELIQRYPAVEGALREGKLCLSSVCELAKVVTTDNCSEILPRFFGLSSRDAAAVAVSIRPVENPPRREIVVPVRSAAPVVASRDAAQAAPAQVISFHAHEVAPESCRSEPVPALLQPPFDPAPAPKSSSVDWLDGDQARMHLTVSKAFLKKLEAARDALSHSMPGASRETILEAALDELLAERDRRKGLTARPQMKPRPSTRPGRHIPAHVRREVWARDGGRCTFVLASGECCGSTHRLELDHIVPRACGGVSTVDNLRIRCKGHNLEEARRVFGDALVDAYAGTGGGRGAPLLGAAEAHRLTRSATPASSTGALPRRGSGGPPRNAAAAAGTS; encoded by the coding sequence ATGGACAACGCAACCGAGTTCACGAAGCGTCTCGTCGAGCTGCTCCGGTCGGAGCGGCACGCCATGGCGGAGTTCCTGGTCGCGCTCGCGGAGTTCGACCGGCGGGGGCTTTGGCGGCAACGCGGGCACACGTCGCTCTTCTCGTTCCTGCATCGAGAGCTGAAGCTCTCGGCCGGTTCCGCCCAGCTACGGAAGACAGCCGCCGAGCTCATCCAGCGCTATCCCGCCGTGGAGGGCGCGCTTCGCGAGGGCAAGCTGTGCCTGTCCTCCGTGTGCGAGCTGGCGAAGGTGGTGACCACCGACAACTGCTCGGAGATCCTGCCCCGGTTCTTCGGGCTGTCGAGCCGGGATGCGGCGGCGGTGGCAGTCTCGATCCGTCCCGTCGAGAATCCGCCGCGGCGGGAGATCGTAGTTCCCGTGCGGTCCGCGGCACCGGTGGTGGCATCGCGCGACGCGGCGCAAGCGGCACCCGCGCAGGTCATTTCATTTCATGCGCATGAAGTTGCGCCGGAGTCCTGCCGTTCCGAGCCGGTCCCTGCGCTCCTTCAGCCCCCCTTCGACCCCGCCCCTGCCCCGAAGTCCAGCTCCGTGGACTGGCTCGACGGCGACCAGGCACGGATGCACCTCACCGTCTCCAAGGCGTTCCTGAAGAAGCTCGAGGCGGCGCGTGACGCGCTCTCGCACTCCATGCCCGGTGCCAGCCGCGAAACCATCCTCGAGGCGGCGCTGGACGAGCTCCTCGCCGAGCGCGACCGACGGAAGGGCCTCACGGCTCGGCCGCAGATGAAGCCTCGCCCCTCCACGCGGCCGGGCCGCCACATCCCTGCCCACGTTCGCCGCGAGGTGTGGGCCCGCGACGGCGGGCGGTGCACCTTCGTCCTCGCGTCGGGAGAGTGCTGCGGGTCCACGCACCGGCTCGAGCTCGATCACATCGTGCCGCGCGCGTGCGGCGGGGTGTCCACGGTCGACAACCTTCGCATCCGCTGCAAGGGCCACAACCTCGAGGAAGCGCGGCGGGTCTTCGGCGACGCGCTCGTGGACGCGTACGCGGGGACGGGCGGCGGCCGCGGCGCGCCGCTACTCGGCGCGGCGGAGGCTCACAGGCTCACGCGCAGCGCCACGCCGGCGTCCAGCACGGGCGCCTTGCCGAGGCGCGGGTCGGGCGGTCCGCCGAGGAACGCGGCGGCGGCGGCGGGGACCTCGTAG
- a CDS encoding outer membrane lipoprotein-sorting protein — translation MHARLAAVLSLAAAALALAAPPAAALGPDELKRVVATLDDRQRNSGDWKALCYMEAKEKGKTDVVYELLVYRRDEDDKQLFLFTKPKAEAGKGYLRIDKNLWSYEPSTGRWERRTERERIGGTDTRRDDLSEPRLSEDYTAEWKGDSKLGVFEVHELVLTVKPGVDVSYPVRRLWVDKATLNILKRQDVALSGRLMRTTYTPRWRKIYSESKKGEVWYPEEIRIYDEIEKGNSTLILIREIDLRSLEANLFTKAWLESKSR, via the coding sequence ATGCACGCACGCCTCGCCGCCGTCCTCTCCCTCGCCGCCGCCGCCCTGGCGCTCGCGGCCCCGCCCGCCGCCGCGCTCGGCCCCGACGAGCTGAAGCGCGTCGTCGCCACGCTGGACGACCGCCAGCGCAACTCCGGCGACTGGAAGGCGCTCTGCTACATGGAGGCGAAGGAGAAGGGGAAGACCGACGTCGTCTACGAGCTGCTGGTCTACCGGCGCGACGAGGATGACAAGCAGCTCTTCCTGTTCACCAAGCCCAAGGCCGAGGCCGGCAAGGGCTACCTGCGCATCGACAAGAACCTGTGGAGCTACGAGCCGTCCACCGGCCGGTGGGAGCGGCGCACCGAGCGCGAGCGCATCGGCGGCACCGACACGCGCCGCGACGACCTCTCCGAGCCGCGCCTCTCCGAGGACTACACCGCCGAGTGGAAGGGCGACTCGAAGCTGGGCGTGTTCGAGGTGCACGAGCTCGTGCTCACCGTGAAGCCCGGCGTGGACGTCTCCTACCCGGTGCGGCGGCTGTGGGTGGACAAGGCGACGCTCAACATCCTGAAGCGGCAGGACGTGGCGCTGTCCGGCCGGCTCATGCGCACCACCTACACGCCGCGCTGGCGGAAGATCTACTCCGAGTCGAAGAAGGGCGAGGTCTGGTACCCCGAGGAGATCCGCATCTACGACGAGATCGAGAAGGGGAACTCCACCCTCATCCTGATCCGCGAGATCGACCTCCGATCGCTCGAGGCCAACCTGTTCACCAAGGCCTGGCTCGAGTCGAAGAGCCGGTAG
- a CDS encoding ABC transporter permease: MIGVDLQIAARNLTRHTRRNLFLGGALAAVTALLVLLSSLTGGVERAMMVSATTLLTGHVNVGGFFKITSGSAAPIVSEYPRALDTVRALVPEIDYVAVRGRGWAKAVSESSSMDLVLGGVEVAQERGFAKVIRPVEGRLEDLAQPDTVLLFQGQADRLKVKVGDVVTLSAPTTRGVNNTADVRVAVIARNVGLLSAFSAFIQADTLRRLYGLAPTATGALHLYLKDPADAPAVASRLRAALAEAGWRVMEPESQPYWIKLMQKVPSEDWTGQKLDVTTWEDEMGQFKQFILGLRALTALLVFVLMVVVVIGILNTLAIAIRERTREIGTLRAIGMQRRKVLWLFVLETALLGLGGAAAGAAIAAAIALALNLAGIGVPEGMQLFLMQERLSFLLQPGAILGDVLFLAAVTVVAALLPARRAARLRPVTAMHHVG, translated from the coding sequence GTGATCGGCGTGGACCTCCAGATCGCCGCCCGCAACCTCACCCGGCACACCCGGCGCAACCTGTTCCTGGGCGGCGCGCTCGCGGCGGTGACGGCGCTGCTGGTGCTGCTCTCCAGCCTGACCGGCGGGGTGGAGCGGGCCATGATGGTGTCGGCCACCACCCTGCTCACCGGCCACGTGAACGTGGGCGGGTTCTTCAAGATCACCTCGGGCAGCGCCGCGCCGATCGTGTCCGAGTACCCGCGCGCGCTCGACACGGTCCGGGCGCTGGTCCCGGAGATCGACTACGTGGCGGTGCGCGGGCGCGGCTGGGCCAAGGCCGTCTCCGAGAGCTCGTCGATGGACCTGGTGCTCGGCGGCGTGGAGGTGGCGCAGGAGCGCGGGTTCGCGAAGGTGATCCGGCCGGTGGAGGGCCGGCTGGAGGACCTGGCGCAGCCGGACACGGTGCTGCTGTTCCAGGGGCAGGCCGACCGGCTCAAGGTGAAGGTGGGCGACGTGGTGACGCTCTCCGCGCCGACCACGCGCGGCGTGAACAACACCGCCGACGTCCGGGTGGCGGTCATCGCCCGGAACGTCGGCCTGCTCTCCGCGTTCAGCGCCTTCATCCAGGCGGACACGCTGCGCCGGCTCTACGGCCTCGCGCCCACCGCTACCGGCGCGCTGCACCTGTACCTGAAGGACCCCGCCGACGCGCCCGCGGTGGCGAGCCGGCTGCGCGCCGCGCTCGCCGAGGCGGGCTGGCGGGTGATGGAGCCCGAGTCGCAGCCGTACTGGATCAAGCTCATGCAGAAGGTGCCGAGCGAGGACTGGACCGGGCAGAAGCTCGACGTGACCACGTGGGAAGACGAGATGGGCCAGTTCAAGCAGTTCATCCTCGGCCTGCGCGCGCTCACGGCGCTGCTCGTGTTCGTGCTCATGGTGGTGGTGGTCATCGGGATCCTCAACACGCTCGCCATCGCCATCCGCGAGCGGACCCGCGAGATCGGCACGCTGCGCGCCATCGGCATGCAGCGCCGCAAGGTGCTGTGGCTGTTCGTGCTGGAGACGGCGCTGCTCGGCCTCGGCGGCGCCGCCGCCGGCGCGGCGATCGCGGCCGCGATCGCCCTCGCGCTCAACCTCGCCGGCATCGGCGTGCCCGAGGGCATGCAGCTCTTCCTGATGCAGGAGAGGCTCTCGTTCCTGCTCCAGCCCGGCGCCATCCTCGGCGACGTGCTGTTCCTCGCCGCCGTGACCGTGGTGGCCGCGCTGCTCCCCGCCCGCCGGGCGGCGCGCCTGCGGCCGGTCACCGCCATGCACCACGTCGGCTGA
- a CDS encoding ABC transporter permease yields the protein MTGRRDALLVLLRIAFRNLAASKVRTSIIGAIVLGGAFLVVLGLSLLDSIDKGMRTSIQGSLGGQLQVYDARSEDSLELYGGLRGESLLEPIEDFAKVKQVLSAVPNVETVVPMGIDQAMVATGNVFDVALERLRADVRRVEGGDGSAEALRGYEARKAHVRRMVGLLRDELGQARSIADLEGRDAEERRREWADLTRAADDGFWAGFDRDRYGNLEFLENRIAKLSMDGGFTFIRYVGTDVDAFFRAFQLAQVAEGEMIPRGRRGILVGKQYAEEWLKLRNARRLDQIKEARDRRGRRIADDEELQRWVRENRAGLKDILLQLDPIQAEEAATRLRGALGPAAAGEQLPALLARLFDTDDASFDARYRIFYDQLAPLLRLYVINVGDTITIKAPAKSGYFNSVNVKVYGFIQFRQIEKSGIAGMMSVMDLQSFRDLYGYMTRERAAEIDAIKRSVGATDLAREDAEAALFGGGGGALEGESRAARIDEGRLLAERRGDRPAEDLSARVYSQEEIDRGVALNAALILRDPSRLRDTLRDVQAASDRAGLHLKVIDWQQASGLVGQFVTLLRVILYSAVVIFFAIALVIINNAMVMATLQRVKEIGTLRAIGAQRRFVLAMMLVEIASVGLAFGLAGAGLGGLGVWAVRAAGGIPATSDLLNFLFSGPALMPTLGGGSVAVSIVVVVVVSVLSGFYPALLAMRVTPVEAMATED from the coding sequence GTGACCGGCCGGCGCGACGCGCTGCTCGTGCTGCTGCGGATCGCGTTCCGCAACCTGGCCGCGAGCAAGGTCCGCACCTCCATCATCGGCGCCATCGTGCTCGGCGGCGCGTTCCTGGTGGTGCTGGGGCTCTCGCTGCTCGACTCGATCGACAAGGGCATGCGCACGTCGATCCAGGGCAGCCTGGGCGGCCAGCTGCAGGTGTACGACGCCCGCTCGGAGGACTCGCTCGAGCTGTACGGCGGGCTGCGCGGCGAGTCGCTGCTCGAGCCCATCGAGGACTTCGCGAAGGTGAAGCAGGTGCTCTCCGCCGTCCCGAACGTGGAGACGGTGGTGCCCATGGGCATCGACCAGGCCATGGTCGCCACGGGCAACGTGTTCGACGTGGCGCTGGAGCGGCTCCGCGCCGACGTGCGGCGCGTGGAGGGCGGCGACGGCTCGGCGGAGGCGCTGCGCGGCTACGAGGCGCGCAAGGCGCACGTGCGCCGCATGGTGGGGCTGCTCCGCGACGAGCTGGGCCAGGCGCGGAGCATCGCCGACCTGGAGGGCCGGGACGCGGAGGAGCGGCGGCGGGAGTGGGCCGACCTGACCCGCGCCGCGGACGACGGGTTCTGGGCCGGGTTCGACCGCGATCGCTACGGCAACCTCGAGTTCCTGGAGAACCGGATCGCGAAGCTGTCGATGGACGGCGGCTTCACGTTCATCCGCTACGTGGGCACCGACGTGGACGCGTTCTTCCGCGCGTTCCAGCTCGCGCAGGTGGCGGAGGGCGAGATGATCCCGCGCGGCCGGCGCGGGATCCTGGTGGGCAAGCAGTACGCCGAGGAGTGGCTGAAGCTCCGGAACGCCCGCCGCCTCGACCAGATCAAGGAGGCGCGCGACCGGCGCGGCCGCCGCATCGCCGACGACGAGGAGCTGCAGCGCTGGGTGCGCGAGAACCGCGCCGGGCTGAAGGACATCCTCCTGCAGCTCGACCCGATCCAGGCGGAGGAGGCCGCCACCCGGCTGCGCGGCGCGCTCGGCCCGGCGGCCGCGGGGGAGCAGCTGCCCGCGCTGCTCGCCCGGCTGTTCGACACCGACGACGCGAGCTTCGACGCGCGGTACCGGATCTTCTACGACCAGCTCGCCCCGCTGCTGCGCCTCTACGTCATCAACGTGGGCGACACCATCACCATCAAGGCGCCGGCGAAGAGCGGGTACTTCAACTCGGTGAACGTGAAGGTCTACGGGTTCATCCAGTTCCGGCAGATCGAGAAGTCCGGCATCGCCGGGATGATGAGCGTGATGGACCTGCAGTCCTTCCGCGACCTGTACGGCTACATGACCCGCGAGCGCGCGGCCGAGATCGACGCCATCAAGCGCTCGGTGGGCGCCACCGACCTGGCGCGCGAGGACGCCGAGGCGGCGCTGTTCGGCGGCGGCGGCGGCGCGCTGGAGGGCGAGTCGCGCGCCGCGCGCATCGACGAGGGGCGGCTGCTCGCCGAGCGCCGGGGGGACCGGCCCGCCGAGGATCTCTCGGCGCGCGTCTACTCGCAGGAGGAGATCGACCGCGGCGTGGCGCTGAACGCCGCGCTGATCCTGCGCGACCCCTCGCGGCTGCGCGACACCCTGCGCGACGTGCAGGCGGCCTCGGACCGGGCCGGGCTGCACCTGAAGGTGATCGACTGGCAGCAGGCCTCGGGCCTGGTGGGCCAGTTCGTGACGCTGCTGCGGGTGATCCTCTACAGCGCGGTGGTGATCTTCTTCGCCATCGCCCTCGTGATCATCAACAACGCCATGGTGATGGCCACGCTGCAGCGGGTGAAGGAGATCGGCACGCTGCGCGCGATCGGCGCGCAGCGCCGGTTCGTGCTCGCGATGATGCTGGTGGAGATCGCCTCGGTGGGCCTGGCGTTCGGGCTGGCCGGCGCGGGCCTCGGCGGGCTGGGCGTGTGGGCGGTGCGCGCGGCGGGCGGCATCCCCGCCACCTCCGACCTCCTCAACTTCCTGTTCTCGGGGCCGGCGCTCATGCCCACCCTGGGCGGCGGCAGCGTGGCCGTCTCGATCGTGGTGGTGGTGGTGGTGAGCGTGCTCTCCGGCTTCTACCCGGCGCTGCTCGCCATGCGCGTCACGCCGGTCGAGGCGATGGCGACGGAGGACTGA